The Kitasatospora sp. NBC_00374 genome has a segment encoding these proteins:
- the eccB gene encoding type VII secretion protein EccB has product MQSRRDQVQAHLFVMSRLASGMLRAEPDVPDTPTGRTTRGTLNGLALAVLVGLGVAVYGLVKPGGDAEWAKPGTLVTVKENGARYLYLGGQLHPVLNDTSAKLVAGDQMVVRQVGRDSLEGAPRGGPVGIVGAPDGLPSAAELAGTSWLVCGTTQPGPNGPSSPVVPKLALLVDPATEGNAPAPAQAVLVGTPDGAVHLLWQGRRLRVDTANWALQALGYGDVVPFPVPAGLVNALPAGPDLAAPAVPGRGTPGPVLAGRPTRIGQLFEAPGGAHYVLLPEGLAPLTRTQFDLLRGDPRTQSAYGDAAPTVAEIFPADLAAHKAPGVPAPALLPDAPPALVVPGRGEGVCADLHTGAGAPTSTVTVLAGADAAAGRPPVVQPGVVAGCPAADRIAVRPGRGALVRALSGGGAGTTAYLVTEGGVKYPLPSAAVVKQLGYANATPVAVPATVLDLLPVGPALDPAAMADGVVAAPTTAPSPPPCG; this is encoded by the coding sequence ATGCAGTCCCGACGCGACCAGGTGCAGGCCCACCTGTTCGTGATGAGCAGGCTCGCCTCCGGCATGCTGCGGGCCGAGCCCGACGTGCCCGACACCCCCACCGGCCGCACCACCAGAGGCACCCTCAACGGGCTGGCCCTGGCGGTGCTGGTCGGCCTCGGCGTCGCCGTGTACGGGCTGGTCAAGCCCGGCGGCGACGCCGAATGGGCCAAACCCGGCACCCTCGTGACGGTCAAGGAGAACGGCGCCCGGTACCTCTACCTCGGCGGGCAACTGCACCCGGTGCTCAACGACACCAGCGCCAAGCTGGTGGCGGGCGACCAGATGGTTGTCCGCCAGGTCGGCCGGGACTCCCTGGAGGGCGCGCCGCGCGGCGGGCCGGTCGGCATCGTCGGCGCGCCGGACGGGCTGCCGTCGGCCGCCGAACTGGCCGGTACCTCCTGGCTCGTCTGCGGCACCACCCAGCCCGGCCCGAACGGCCCGAGCAGTCCCGTCGTCCCGAAGCTCGCGCTGCTGGTGGACCCGGCGACGGAGGGCAACGCACCGGCCCCGGCACAGGCCGTCCTGGTCGGCACGCCCGACGGCGCGGTCCACCTGCTCTGGCAGGGCCGGCGGCTGCGCGTCGACACCGCCAACTGGGCACTGCAGGCACTCGGTTACGGCGACGTCGTGCCGTTCCCGGTGCCGGCCGGCCTGGTGAACGCGCTGCCCGCCGGCCCGGACCTGGCGGCCCCGGCCGTCCCCGGGCGCGGAACGCCCGGGCCGGTGCTCGCCGGCCGCCCCACCCGGATCGGCCAGCTCTTCGAGGCACCCGGCGGCGCGCATTACGTCCTCCTGCCGGAGGGCCTGGCCCCGCTCACCAGAACCCAGTTCGACCTGCTGCGCGGCGATCCGCGCACCCAGAGCGCCTACGGCGACGCCGCCCCGACGGTCGCGGAGATCTTCCCCGCCGACCTCGCCGCCCACAAGGCGCCCGGCGTGCCCGCCCCGGCCTTGCTGCCCGACGCGCCGCCCGCCCTGGTCGTGCCCGGGCGCGGCGAGGGCGTCTGCGCCGACCTGCACACGGGGGCCGGTGCGCCCACCAGCACGGTCACGGTGCTGGCCGGCGCCGACGCGGCCGCGGGCCGCCCCCCGGTCGTCCAGCCGGGGGTGGTGGCCGGCTGCCCCGCCGCCGACCGGATCGCCGTCCGGCCCGGCCGCGGAGCCCTGGTCCGGGCCCTGTCCGGCGGGGGCGCCGGCACCACCGCCTACCTGGTCACCGAGGGCGGCGTGAAGTACCCGCTGCCGTCCGCCGCCGTGGTCAAGCAGCTCGGCTACGCGAACGCCACCCCGGTGGCCGTCCCGGCCACGGTCCTCGACCTGCTGCCCGTCGGGCCGGCCCTCGACCCCGCCGCCATGGCCGACGGTGTGGTGGCGGCCCCGACGACCGCACCGAGTCCGCCGCCATGTGGCTGA
- a CDS encoding BTAD domain-containing putative transcriptional regulator, protein MEIRLLGPVELRLADGNAAGLGGAQRRAVLALLAMELGRAVPVERFLELLWADAPPTHAKAALQGHVAALRKVLTGSGFTLATRAPGYRLDGDPDAVDALSARALAARAAGTADDATAAALLQQALPLWRGAALADLPPTPLCAALARRLDEDRTEALTAWAQRQLRLGHGHTAVPALEQSVRADGLREPTIALLMRCLHQSGRGPDALRAYHRARARLDEELGVPPGPPLQQALAEVLAAGRAIEDAPGTGGSAPGSAAAAPGTPHASPAMSHLPGPPRRFVGRDAEDRWLDRQCGQSRTGDGLAVVAGPAGVGKTALVIRWAHRATAGFPDGRLFADLRGFDPAGPGDPAQVLTRFLRELGLPEQAIPEDRAARAALFREHTRQRRLLVVLDNARSVADVADLLPSGPGCATVVTSRNSLEDLVVTDGAALLQLAALPAADAYHLLERQLTAERVAAEPESAGRLIELCDRLPLALRIVAGRLAARPGWRVADLVDELTDERTRLAALGTPGGVASVRTALSVTHHHLPDVARQLLALLTVHPGAEVDQYGAAVLLDTDADGARHALGSLAAYHLLTEPTPGRFGRHDLVRLYGAEQFDRFSPERQRQAFRRLVDYELTAAGMAVQRLNPYHEPFRPPGPGPRALPRLADVPATLAWCQAEEPVLRALVTAATDLAEYERAWRLARTTATLYYGAGRFSDRLDCLRIGLRAAQLDGGREGLAAMETTTACALGSSGRVAEALPLAGRAADRTTPDDGELHIHALSVRASMAALAGDPAGADRLSQAALALIRSSGLREHAATVLSNAAAIKVVLGDPVAALDHARETRALLAGNPTANAHVWAMVSEALARQALGEREAAEHVWRDALHRCRSSGNVRLHALARRHFADFLAGTGRADEARDHLRAAGELYTAHGDVRLAEGLDRKLAGPREHQALPPVTSANGSRSRGTMRIA, encoded by the coding sequence ATGGAGATACGGCTGCTCGGCCCGGTCGAGCTGCGGCTCGCCGACGGCAACGCCGCCGGGCTGGGCGGCGCGCAGCGGCGGGCGGTGCTCGCCCTGCTCGCGATGGAGCTGGGCCGGGCCGTGCCCGTGGAGCGATTCCTCGAGCTGCTCTGGGCCGACGCACCGCCGACGCACGCGAAGGCCGCCCTCCAGGGGCACGTCGCGGCGCTGCGCAAGGTCCTGACCGGCTCGGGGTTCACGCTCGCCACCCGCGCGCCCGGCTACCGGCTCGACGGAGACCCCGACGCGGTCGATGCGCTCTCCGCCCGGGCGCTGGCCGCACGCGCCGCCGGGACCGCGGACGACGCCACCGCCGCGGCACTGCTCCAGCAGGCGCTCCCGCTGTGGCGCGGCGCGGCCCTCGCCGACCTGCCGCCCACACCGCTCTGCGCCGCCCTGGCCCGCCGGCTCGACGAGGACCGGACCGAGGCCCTCACCGCGTGGGCGCAGCGGCAGCTGCGACTCGGACACGGTCACACGGCCGTCCCCGCGCTGGAGCAGAGCGTCCGCGCGGACGGGCTGCGCGAGCCCACGATCGCCTTGCTGATGCGCTGTCTGCACCAGAGCGGCCGCGGCCCGGACGCGCTCCGCGCCTACCACCGGGCCCGCGCGCGGCTGGACGAGGAGCTCGGCGTTCCGCCGGGGCCCCCGCTGCAGCAGGCCCTGGCCGAGGTGCTGGCGGCCGGCCGGGCCATCGAGGACGCACCCGGCACCGGCGGCAGCGCGCCCGGTAGCGCCGCGGCCGCACCCGGCACGCCCCACGCCTCGCCGGCGATGAGTCACCTTCCGGGGCCGCCCAGGCGCTTTGTCGGACGCGACGCGGAGGACCGCTGGCTCGACCGGCAGTGCGGGCAGAGCCGGACCGGGGACGGCCTGGCCGTGGTCGCCGGCCCCGCAGGCGTCGGCAAGACCGCCCTGGTGATCCGGTGGGCGCACCGTGCCACGGCGGGCTTCCCGGACGGCCGGCTCTTCGCGGACCTGCGCGGCTTCGACCCGGCCGGCCCGGGCGACCCCGCGCAGGTCCTGACGCGCTTCCTCCGGGAGCTGGGCCTGCCCGAGCAGGCGATCCCCGAGGACCGGGCCGCGCGCGCGGCGCTCTTCCGGGAGCACACCCGGCAGCGCCGGCTACTCGTCGTGCTGGACAACGCCCGGTCCGTCGCCGACGTCGCCGACCTGCTGCCGTCGGGGCCCGGCTGCGCCACGGTGGTCACCAGCCGGAACAGTCTGGAGGACCTGGTGGTCACCGACGGCGCCGCCCTGCTCCAGCTCGCCGCGCTGCCCGCCGCCGACGCGTACCACCTGCTGGAACGCCAGCTGACCGCCGAGCGCGTGGCGGCCGAGCCGGAGTCGGCCGGGCGGCTGATCGAGCTGTGCGACCGGCTCCCGCTGGCCCTGCGGATCGTCGCGGGCCGCCTCGCCGCCCGCCCGGGCTGGCGGGTCGCCGATCTGGTGGACGAGCTGACCGACGAACGCACCCGGCTGGCCGCCCTCGGCACCCCGGGCGGGGTCGCCAGCGTCCGGACCGCGCTCTCCGTGACACACCATCATCTCCCGGACGTCGCACGGCAGCTGCTCGCGCTGCTGACCGTGCACCCGGGAGCCGAGGTCGATCAGTACGGGGCCGCCGTCCTGCTCGACACGGACGCCGACGGGGCCCGGCACGCGCTCGGCTCGCTCGCGGCCTACCACCTGCTGACGGAGCCCACGCCCGGCCGCTTCGGCCGGCACGACCTCGTCCGGCTCTACGGCGCGGAGCAGTTCGACCGGTTCTCCCCGGAGCGGCAGCGGCAGGCGTTCCGGCGCCTGGTCGACTACGAGCTGACCGCCGCCGGGATGGCCGTGCAGCGGCTGAACCCGTACCACGAGCCGTTCCGGCCGCCGGGGCCCGGGCCGCGGGCGCTTCCCCGGCTCGCCGACGTCCCGGCCACGCTCGCCTGGTGCCAGGCGGAGGAGCCGGTGCTCCGCGCACTGGTGACAGCCGCGACCGACCTCGCCGAGTACGAGCGCGCCTGGCGCCTGGCCCGGACGACCGCGACCCTGTACTACGGCGCCGGGCGCTTCTCGGACCGGCTCGACTGCCTGCGGATCGGGCTGCGGGCCGCCCAGCTGGACGGCGGCCGGGAGGGGCTCGCCGCCATGGAGACGACGACGGCCTGCGCGCTCGGGTCGAGTGGGCGCGTCGCGGAGGCGCTGCCGCTCGCCGGGCGGGCCGCCGACCGGACCACGCCGGACGACGGCGAGCTGCACATCCACGCCCTCTCCGTGCGCGCCTCGATGGCCGCCCTGGCCGGGGATCCGGCCGGGGCCGACCGGCTCTCGCAGGCTGCCCTCGCCCTGATCCGGAGCAGCGGGCTGCGCGAGCACGCCGCCACCGTGCTCAGCAACGCGGCGGCCATCAAGGTCGTCCTGGGCGACCCGGTCGCCGCACTGGACCACGCCCGGGAGACGCGCGCCCTGCTGGCCGGGAACCCGACGGCCAACGCCCACGTGTGGGCGATGGTCAGCGAGGCCCTCGCCCGCCAGGCGCTGGGCGAACGGGAAGCGGCCGAGCACGTCTGGCGGGACGCGCTGCACCGGTGCCGCTCGAGCGGGAACGTGCGGCTCCACGCCCTGGCTCGGCGTCACTTCGCCGACTTCCTGGCCGGCACGGGCCGGGCCGACGAGGCCCGCGACCACCTGCGGGCGGCGGGCGAGCT
- a CDS encoding WXG100 family type VII secretion target, which yields MEFGNIHLHHETVAQAVQELQKAGSLMTGNLDTLVKQLSTVIDGGHFQGTAATAFEEFARVVSNNERQMDEDIAAAARTLNTMHEIMQQSDLDASKGFH from the coding sequence ATGGAGTTCGGAAACATCCACCTTCACCACGAGACGGTGGCACAGGCGGTCCAGGAGCTCCAGAAGGCCGGGTCCCTGATGACCGGCAACCTGGACACCCTGGTCAAGCAGCTGAGCACCGTGATCGACGGCGGTCACTTCCAGGGCACCGCGGCCACCGCGTTCGAGGAGTTCGCCCGGGTGGTGTCCAACAACGAGCGCCAGATGGACGAGGACATCGCCGCCGCGGCCAGGACGCTCAACACCATGCACGAGATCATGCAGCAGTCGGACTTGGACGCCTCCAAGGGGTTCCACTAG